Below is a genomic region from Granulicella sibirica.
GTTTTGGTCGCGGTGTTGAAGTCCTGATTGTTGCTTGGGGTGAAGGTCGCGGTGTCCTGCGTGGTGCCGACGTTGAGGAAGGATCCAGCGGCGGGGGAGTAAGCGAACGAGCCGGGGACCGTGGCTCCGTTGATGTCCCTGGCGACCGCGTCGAGTTGTATCGCGGACAGGGGAGTGCCGTACGTGATGGCTGTGGGTGCGGTCCAAGTGATGACCGGGGTGAAGGTGCTGACAATGACCGACGCTCTATCGGTGGCTGAGGTGTAGTCGGTCGTGTCGGTCGGCGTAAAGGTGACCGAGATGGAATGCTCGCCGGCATCGAGGATTGCTCCGGCGCCAGGAGTGTAGGTGAATGTGCCCGGAATGATGGTGCCGGAGGCGTTCTTCGCTACTGCGTCGAGTTGCGCGGCCGAAAGCTTTGTTCCATACGAAATGGTCTGCGGATTCGGTGTCCACGTGATGATCGGCGCCACCTTCCCGACGGTGTAAACGATGTACCGGGACACGGGGACGACAAGCTGGCTGTAGATGCTGTCGCCGCCGTAGCTCGCGCCGAAGGCATGGTTCCCGGTGGAGATGGATGCGAGGGTCAGGCTGGCTACGCTGCTTGCTGCTGTGCCGCGTATTAGATCCGCCGTTCCGATCATGACGCTGCCGTCGTAGAACTGCACGGCTCCCCCAGGAGGATAGTGGGTGCCGTTCAGTGTGATACTTACGACGGTAGGAACGCCGGAGTTATAGGTCTGGTTTGCCGGAGTGGCGGCGATGACGAAAGTCGAGACGGCAGACTTCGTGACCGTAACGGTCCTGGTTGTCGTGACCGAGGCGTAGTCCACGGTGTCGGCCGGGGTGAAGACTGCGGTGAGCGTCTGGGAGCCGGCGCTGAGATAGGAACCGCTTATGGGGGTGTAAGCAAAGGTTCCGGCGATGCTCGCGGTTGCGTTCAGGTAGGCCGCGTTGATCAGAGTCGTGGTGGTCGCGGTGGCCGGTGGATTCCAGGTGATCGCCTGGGTGAGTTGAGTCACGCTGACGCCTGTTGTGCCGGAACCCGAGGTGAGGTCGATGTTTCCGCTGTAGGTCGCGGTGATGTTATGTGCGCCGCCGGCGCTGAAGGCGGCGGGTAAAGTAGCCTTGCTCGTCCCTGTCGTAACGACGGAGACGATGTTATGGAAGACGAACTCTGAATCGAGTCCGTTGTGCTCATAGACGACTAGGTCGGCGTGGCCGTCGGCATTGAGATCGGCAGCGGCCTGAAGCACGAGGTTGGCCTGGGTGAGGGTCTGGCCGAAGACGTTGCTGAAGCCGCCGTCGCCCCTCCCGCTTAGAACGTGGACCGCACTGCTGTCGTAGTAGGCGAGATCGGAGATGCTGTCGCCATCGAAGTCAGCGAAGATGCCGTCGGTGAGCTTGGGGAGTGCGGTCGGGACGGGCGTGGAAAAGGAGGTCGTCTTGGTCCTCTTGTTGAGGGCTACGACGACACCGACGCCGGGTTCGACTGCGGCGAGATCGGAGTAGGCGGTGTTGGTTGTGAAAGGCCTGGCGATGAGCCTGGTGGTTGCGGCACTGACGGGGATGGCGGCGGCGGTGGTGAAGACGGCCTTCCCATTGTTCTGGTAGGGCTGGATGGTGACCACGCCGTTTGCGTTGGTGTGGAGCAGGGCGAGGTCTGTGTATTTATCGTTATTGAAGTCGGCGGCGACGAGTTGGGTTCCGGGGACGTCGGTGGTCGTGGTGACGGGACCGGCGTTGAAGTTGGGCTGAGAGCCTCCTGTGCCGAAGAAGGTCTCGATGCCGTAAACCGGGGTGTCGTAGGGGGAGTTGGTTTGGCCGGTGGCCACAAGGTCGAGGATCTTGTCGTTGTTAAAGTCGGCGGCGACGAGTTGAGTGGCCGCGCCGGCGTCTCCGACGTAGTAGCCATAGTAGGCCGGGAAGGTTCCGTCGCCGTTGTTGAGGGCCATGTAGATCTGGCTTCCGCCACTGGAATCACCGCAAAGGTAGGCGATGTCGGGGTAGCCGTCCCCGTTGAAGTCGCCCACGGTGGCGGCGGGCAGGGAGTAGCAATACTGCGCGACGGTAATGGCCTGGGCTGCCTGCAGCGTTCCTGCGGGCGATCCGCCGAGGAAGAGCTGCATGGTGGCTTCGGTGTTCTGAATGATGAGGGTGTCGGGGATGCCGTCCTGATTGAAGTCTGCGACAAGCGGGATCAGGAGGGAGGGAGAGCCGTCGGGATGAAAGCCGCCCGTGGTGATGGTGAGTGGTTGCGCATTGGCGGTTGTAAAGGCGAGGGTCGAGGGCGTCACCTTGACGGTTCCGAGAGTGGTTCCTGCAGTGGTGTCCTTGAAGACGACGCTCCCGCTGGGAGCGCCGGGGACGAAGTTTCCGCCAGATGTTTGTGTGGGCCCGGCTGTTGCGATCTTCGCGGAGAGGGTTGAGGAGCCGCCGGGAAGGACGGAAACGGGAGTAGCGGAGGCGGTGACGGTTGTCTTGGCGGGAGAGTAAAGCGGGATGACGGGATTGCTGGAGAGGCTGCAGTAGCTGTAGTTCCCGCCAAGGTTACAGACATGGATCGTCAGGTTGGAGAGGCCAAGATCTTTTACGGCCGGTCGGGCAAAGGTGAGCGAGCCGGATGTAATGACGTCGGCGGTCAGATGGCCGGAGGTGTAGGAGCTATCGATGCTTACCGTGGCATAGGTATTGCCAGCGATGAAGTTGGTTCCAAGAACCTCGACTCTGTTCGGGACGCTGGCGGGGCCAGGCGTGAGGTTGTTTTGCTGCAGTGCCAGCAGGCTCGCACTGGTGATGGTGGGATAAAGGATCTGCATAGCAACGTTGGAGCTCGATGCCGGATAAGTGCAGATCGAGGCTCGGCTCGCAAGGCTTATCTGGACAAGCGCGACTCCCGAAGTGAAGTAGCTTGGCGCTACCTGTACCGTGGTTGCGGGAAGAGGGACCACCGCGCTCGTGGTGGTGATGCTTGTCGGGGCAATCTTGCTCGCAGTCCCCCCTGAGACGACGCAGAAGCTATAGACGCCACGGCCGGCGAGAGGAAAGTTTCCTCCAAGTGTGACCGAAAGCGCGCCAGTTCCAGCGATAACCGATGCGGGACTGACGGAGGTTGCGCCGGCAGCAGTCTGGGCCATGGCCGGGACAGTGCTAAAAAGCAGGCCGAGGAAACCAGAGAGGACCGAGAGTCGACGCATCAGTTTTTGACCGTGGTGTTGGTTCCGGAATCCGAGGTGGAAGCTGCGTTAATGGCCGGGATGAAGAGGACGCGCGGTATGGACGCGGAGGCGTCAAGCATCCAGGCGGGGCCGGAGTCGGCAGAGGTGACGCGAAAGACGCCCGAGCCCGAGAGCTGAGCGACCAGGGCCGGCTGGCAGGAGCAGGCGAAACTCTGCGGGGCGGTCTGGGCGGTAAGGTCGACGCGCACGATGGAGGCATTGCCGGTGTTGGCGAGGATGGCGTAGTGCCCGTCGTGGGTCGCGCCGAGTCCCTGCGGAGACTTCAGCATGCTGGCGCTGGGGATGAGGGTGGAAGCGGGAGAGGTGGTACTGTTGCTCACCATCGTGACGCTGTTGCTGGCGGCATCGGCGAAGAGGAGATTTTCCGTTGTGCCGACGAAGGAGAGACCGCCGAGGGTGGCGACCGAGCCCGACGTGTTGGGTGTGCCCGCAAGAGAGATGGTGCGAATAGAGCCAGACGAGAGGGCGGCGGCCACGGTGGCGCTATCGCTCACAGCCGCCTCGGCGATGGCAGAGTTGAAGGCGACACTTTGCGCTTTCGGGCTGGAGCCGAGGGTGGTGAGGAGCGTGACTGAGGACGTGCCGGGAACGAAGGCGACGGCATTGTTGCCGGAGGGCGCGAAGCGGATCTGGGCGTTGGGCGCAAGCGTGGCGGAGAGACGGACAGGACTCCCTGAGGGAAGGGACATCAGGTCGAGAACACCGTCGGTCTCCTGCAGGATGGCGAGATTACTGACGGCGGACGAGGCGCCTGTGAGGTAGAGGTCGGCTGGGACGACGCTCTCTCCGAGTCGCGAAGAGCCGGGGATTCCGAGGACTGGGCGCAGAGTATGCGTCTTATCGCTCCATATATATCCGAGCTGTGGACCGCTCTTCACGGCGGAGGGAATCGACGTTGGGGCAGTGGAAGTGGCGTTGACGGGCGAGCCGGCGATTCCGCTTCCGCAACCGGTAAGCGACGTCAGCACACCCGCGCCAAGGAGGACTGGAACGTAGGCGGCGAGGAGTTTTTGGGCATGACGAATCAAGCGGCGGCGTGACATAAGGCTCCCCGGAGAACGTAAATTTTGGATTCAGGGCGTCGAATGAAGAACGACAACTCCCGATCGCAAATGTGTACTGGTGTCGGTTCAACGGAATTGTAGTGCCTTTTTGGGACAATCCGTTACAAATTGGGACGGAACTTTAGTTTGCGGAGGGTAATAGATATTGTGAACTCATGGCAACCTAGATTTGGAACGGTGAATGGACGCGAAATTTATCCCAGGCGTGGAATGGTAAGTTGACGCAAACGGCTGTATAAGGGTCCTCGAAGCTTGTTCTGCCCGAGGTGTCCGGTGATTGCTTCTTCTCTTCTATCCGTTGTATTGCTAGGGCTTACGGGACTTGGGCCTGCCACTCCCGCGCCTCCCGCGGCGGGTGGTGATGTTGCAGCGAAAGCTACCCCGGACCTGGTCGAGATTACGCTCGAGCGTAAGAAGAACGGCAGGGTCGAGCCCATGGCGACCGGACACGTATTCGAGACGGGAGACGTGATCCGAATGCGGTTAAACAGCCACTACCTGGGGTACCTATACGTTATGAACCAGGGGACATCGGGGCGGTTCTCGACGGTGTTTCCGTCGGCGGACACCGGGAGCGACAATCGCGTCCTACCTGACAAGCAGTACCTTGTACCGGCGGTGGATGAGGGATGGTTTGAAGTGCAGGGACCGGCCGGGTTTGACGTGCTTTATTTTCTGTTGAGTCCGACCGCGCTTGCGACGCCGACAGCTTCGAGCTTCGTGGCTCCGGGGCCGGTGTCTTCGATGAAGCCGCGATGCAACGATCGGATCTTCAGGGCGCGGGGTGAATGCATGGACGACTCAGCCGGGCCGGCTGCTCTGCCCAAGGAAACTGAGCTTCCGGCCCCGCTGAAGCCTATCGCTGGAGAGGCATCGCGCGATATTGTGTTCTCGAAGAAGAAGGGCGATGCGACCGTGACGGTGGCCGGACCACAGGCGGCGCCAATGCTCTACACGTTCCGGTTGGCGCATCAGTAGAAATCCATTTGGGCTCCATGTGAGTATTTAGGTCAGGATCCACGCTATGCGATTCTTACGAGTTCTCCTGCTTTTCCTCGTGTCGGTTTTCATTACCTCTCTGGTGATGGGGCAGACCACGCCGGCGCCTGATCCACCGTCTGCTACCG
It encodes:
- a CDS encoding DUF4384 domain-containing protein, coding for MIASSLLSVVLLGLTGLGPATPAPPAAGGDVAAKATPDLVEITLERKKNGRVEPMATGHVFETGDVIRMRLNSHYLGYLYVMNQGTSGRFSTVFPSADTGSDNRVLPDKQYLVPAVDEGWFEVQGPAGFDVLYFLLSPTALATPTASSFVAPGPVSSMKPRCNDRIFRARGECMDDSAGPAALPKETELPAPLKPIAGEASRDIVFSKKKGDATVTVAGPQAAPMLYTFRLAHQ